One Oryza glaberrima chromosome 10, OglaRS2, whole genome shotgun sequence DNA segment encodes these proteins:
- the LOC127786455 gene encoding LOW QUALITY PROTEIN: monosaccharide-sensing protein 2-like (The sequence of the model RefSeq protein was modified relative to this genomic sequence to represent the inferred CDS: deleted 1 base in 1 codon) — protein sequence MAGAVLVAIAASIGNLLQGWDNATIAGAVLYIKKEFNLQSEPLIEGLIVAMSLIGATIITTFSGAVADSFGRRPMLIASAVLYFVSGLVMLWAPNVYVLLLARLIDGFGIGLAVTLVPLYISETAPTDIRGLLNTLPQFSGSGGMFLSYCMVFGMSLMPQPDWRIMLGVLSIPSLIYFALTIFYLPESPRWLVSKGRMAEAKRVLQGLRGREDVSGEMALLVEGLGVGKDTKIEEYIIGPDDELADEGLAPDPEKIKLYGPEEGLSWVARPVHGQSALGSALGLISRHGSMVSQGKPLVDPVVTLFGSVHEKMPEIMGSMRSTLFPNFGSMFSVAEQQQAKGDWDAESQREGEDYGSDHGGDDIEDSLQSPLISRQATSVEGKEIAAPHGSIMGAVGRSSSLMQGGEAVSSMGIGGGWQLAWKWTEREGADGEKEGGFQRIYLHEEGVTGDRRGSILSLPGGDVPPGGEFVQAAALVSQPALYSKELMEQRLAGPAMVHPSQAVAKGPKWADLFEPGVKHALFVGIGIQILQQFAGINGVLYYTPQILEQAGVGVLLANIGLSSSSASILISGLTTLLMLPSIGIAMRLMDMSGRRFLLLATIPILIVALAILILVNILDVGTMVHASLSTVSVILYFCFFVMGFGPIPNILCAEIFPTTVRGICIAICALTFWIGDIIVTYTLPVMLNAIGLAGVFGIYAVVCILAFLFVFMKVPETKGMPLEVITEFFSVGAKQAKETSCSDQVINQIAGGNFVASKSCCGLNL from the exons atggcgggcgcCGTGCTGGTCGCCATCGCGGCCTCCATCGGCAACTTGCTGCAGGGCTGGGATAATGCAACCATTGCAG GTGCGGTACTGTACATCAAGAAGGAATTCAACTTGCAGAGCGAGCCCCTTATCGAAGGCCTGATCGTGGCCATGTCGCTCATTGGGGCGACGATCATCACGACGTTCTCTGGAGCAGTGGCTGATTCTTTTGGTAGGCGGCCCATGCTGATCGCGTCGGCTGTCCTCTACTTTGTTAGTGGGTTAGTGATGCTTTGGGCGCCAAATGTGTATGTGTTGCTCTTGGCGAGGCTCATTGACGGGTTCGGGATCGGTTTGGCTGTCACGCTTGTACCATTGTACATCTCTGAGACTGCCCCGACGGACATCAGAGGACTGCTAAACACGCTGCCGCAGTTCAGTGGGTCTGGAGGGATGTTCCTTTCATACTGCATGGTATTTGGCATGTCCCTCATGCCACAGCCAGATTGGAGGATCATGCTTGGCGTTCTATCGATACCATCACTTATATACTTTGCATTGACCATCTTTTACTTACCTGAATCGCCGAGGTGGCTCGTGAGCAAAGGAAGAATGGCTGAGGCCAAGCGTGTGTTGCAAGGCCTGCGTGGAAGAGAAGATGTTTCAG GAGAAATGGCCCTTCTCGTTGAAGGTCTGGGGGTTGGGAAAGACACAAAAATTGAGGAATACATAATTGGACCTGATGATGAGCTTGCTGATGAAGGGCTGGCTCCAGATCCAGAGAAGATCAAACTGTATGGTCCTGAAGAAGGCTTATCGTGGGTTGCCCGTCCTGTTCACGGGCAAAGTGCACTTGGAAGTGCATTAGGTCTCATCTCTCGTCATGGTAGTATGGTCAGTCAGGGTAAGCCCCTTGTGGATCCTGTTGTCACCCTTTTTGGAAGTGTCCATGAGAAGATGCCTGAGATAATGGGAAGCATGCGGAGCACATTGTTTCCTAACTTTGGCAGCATGTTTAGTGTGGCGGAACAGCAGCAAGCTAAAGGTGATTGGGATGCTGAGAGTCAAAGGGAGGGTGAAGATTATGGATCAGACCATGGTGGGGATGACATTGAAGATAGCCTCCAAAGCCCACTTATTTCTCGTCAAGCGACAAGCGTGGAAGGAAAGGAGATCGCTGCACCTCATGGCAGTATAATGGGTGCTGTGGGAAGAAGTAGTAGTCTCATGCAGGGCGGGGAGGCAGTAAGCAGCATGGGCATTGGTGGGGGATGGCAGTTGGCTTGGAAATGGACTGAGAGAGAAGGTGCAGATGGCGAAAAAGAAGGTGGCTTCCAACGTATCTACTTGCATGAAGAGGGTGTGACAGGTGATCGCAGGGGCTCTATACTGTCATTGCCTGGAGGTGATGTTCCTCCTGGTGGTGAGTTCGTCCAGGCAGCTGCTCTTGTCAGCCAACCTGCTCTTTACTCTAAGGAATTGATGGAGCAACGCCTTGCTGGCCCTGCTATGGTGCATCCATCTCAGGCAGTTGCTAAAGGTCCAAAATGGGCAGACTTATTCGAACCTGGAGTGAAGCATGCTCTGTTTGTTGGCATAGGGATACAAATCCTGCAACAG TTTGCTGGCATTAATGGAGTTCTGTACTACACTCCACAAATTCTTGAGCAAGCTGGTGTTGGTGTTCTTCTTGCAAACATTGGACTTAGCTCCTCATCTGCATCTATTCTTATTAGTGGACTGACAACCTTGCTGATGCTTCCCAGCATTGGTATTGCTATGAGGCTCATGGATATGTCTGGAAGAAG GTTTCTTCTCCTTGCAACAATCCCTATCCTGATAGTAGCACTAGCTATCTTGATTCTGGTCAATATTCTGGATGTGGGGACCATGGTTCATGCCTCACTGTCCACAGTCAGTGTCATACTCTACTTCTGCTTCTTTGTCATGGGGTTCGGGCCTATTCCAAACATTCTCTGTGCAGAGATTTTCCCGACCACCGTTCGTGGCATCTGCATAGCCATCTGTGCCCTAACATTCTGGATCGGTGATATCATTGTGACATACACCCTCCCCGTGATGCTCAACGCCATTGGACTCGCTGGAGTGTTTGGAATCTACGCAGTGGTCTGCATACTGGCTTTCCTGTTTGTCTTCATGAAGGTGCCGGAGACAAAGGGCATGCCTCTTGAAGTCATCACCGAGTTCTTCTCTGTCGGAGCAAAGCAGGCCAAGGAG ACTAGTTGCTCGGATCAAGTGATCAATCAGATTGCTGGTGGTAATTTTGTTGCTTCCAAATCGTGCTGCGGGTTAAACCTGTGA
- the LOC127752794 gene encoding RING-H2 finger protein ATL80-like, with protein MLRPPTPTRRLLQSVGGGSNPNRIPGIPPADPPSGGVSSDVVVILAALLCALICVVGLAAVARCARNRRNSGGAGAGAGSASPSHSPAHAGHFGGGGSGGGGVTTTTTTTTAATTAAKGLKKKALKALPKLAYADAVAAAAAARGTVVGEEEEGKVEVLAECAICLSEFGEREEVRVMPQCGHGFHVACVDTWLRSNSSCPSCRRPIVLDDPSPPKRCRKCEAIVLEAVVAASSSSSSAATATGSGGGGGGGGGRFLP; from the coding sequence ATGctccggccgccgacgccgacgcggcgccTCCTCCAGAGCGTCGGCGGTGGGAGCAACCCCAACCGCATCCCTGGCATCCCGCCCGCCGATCCCCCCTCCGGCGGCGTCAGCTCCGATGTCGTCGTCATCCTGGCTGCCCTCCTCTGCGCCCTCATCTgcgtcgtcggcctcgccgccgtcgcccgctgcGCCCGCAACCGCCGCAACAGCGgcggagccggcgccggcgccggctccgcCTCCCCGTCGCACAGCCCGGCCCACGCGGGGCACTTcggcggaggagggagcggaggtggcggcgtgacgacgacgacgacgacgacgacggcggcgacgaccgccgCCAAGGGGCTGAAGAAGAAGGCGCTGAAGGCGCTGCCGAAGCTGGCGTACGcggacgcggtggcggcggcggcggcggcgaggggcacggtggtgggggaggaggaggaggggaaggtggAGGTGCTCGCCGAGTGCGCCATCTGCCTTTCCGAGTTCGGCGAGCGGGAGGAGGTCCGCGTGATGCCGCAGTGCGGCCATGGCTTCCACGTCGCCTGCGTCGACACCTGGCTCCGATCCAACTCCTCCTgcccctcctgccgccgccccaTCGTCCTCGACGACCCCTCGCCGCCCAAGCGCTGCCGCAAGTGCGAGGCCATAGTCCTcgaggccgtcgtcgccgcctcctcctcctcctcctccgccgccaccgccaccggcagcggcggaggcggcggcggtggcggtggccgatTCTTGCCGTAG